A segment of the Babylonia areolata isolate BAREFJ2019XMU chromosome 20, ASM4173473v1, whole genome shotgun sequence genome:
GGTAGAAAAATCACAGCCTGTGTAACTTaaataatctctttttttttcttctttttttttaacaattgttCAAACATAATCTGCTTTTACGTAGTGGTCTATAGATATTTTTGAAgtctgtatacatatacatgtataatataAATAAGCATGGCAGATCTATGTGACCTGTGATTCTTCACTGTTTAACTGACAGTAAGTTTTCTCCTGTCTAAATCTGTTGAAAACTTCTCTGTGACTTCAGGCTCAACAATGTGGTTACTGGTTAGAAAATTGTAATTTTAGAGTTTATCGATGTATAGTAGATAGTGTCTGTTCTGAAGTGAAATAGTTTAAAGCAAAATtggttgttcatttatttatttgttgtgatttttttttcttttggactcATGTtttacagtcagagagagagagggtgggggtggggtgagatttTTGAATAAGTGTCAGATATATACAAAAGGTTGCAAAAAATGTGATGATATCGAATGTCCTTTCCTGACATAACTTATTTTGTTCATGTTTGCTCTTGAATGTTACAGCTAGGATTTATCTGTCAGTGTTACgattattttgttttcagtgtaaacaaaacaaacaaaacaaaacaaacacacacacacacacacacacacacacacacacacacacacacacacacacacacacacacaaaggaaacgaaaaggaaaattATAATTGCATGTGATGGaattctactgtgtgtgtgtgtgactggagtctTAATTAACATTGCCCAGATTAAAAATTGCTGTACATAATGTGACTCTTTGTTCAGCAACATGATGGttaaggctcacacacacacacacacacacacacacacacacacacacacacacacacacacacacacacacagagagagagagagagagagagagagtctgtgaagGAACAATAATGCAGATTCACAACTTTCACCTGCACAATAATGGAAGTAGTCTAAGTATGTGATGCATGCTTCAAGATGACTCACACTGATATACATGCCTGTCTGCAAATCTACCAGTGGCATAATGCTGAATCAGCAAACCTACTtacaaaaaaagtaagaaagaaaaaaaaagaggcaaggccttcaagactcacttgtgatacacttaaaaaaaaaaaaaaaaaaaaaaaatccaagctttttatgtattgagtataatttcaaaatgtaatgtttaagatgagaaagatcggtttaaagcaaattaagtcccctagcattaattacagagtaatttccctttttcattatatgcaccaaaatgtttgcaaataaataaaacttctatgcttagcaaaagaagttcctgtttgaacaaaaaatgataataatgactgctcttgttgttgggtcagaatatcagatcaaagtgccaagtttagataatacaaaaaaggtgcaatattgttttaaacaagatgactggaaagaactgaattttttcctatttttatacctaattttgtgtcaactgacaaagtatttgcagagaaaatgtcaatgttaaagtttaccatggttacacaaacacacacacacacacacacacacagacaaccaaacaccgggttaaaacatagactcactttgtttacacaagtgagtcaaaaaggggggaaaaaaagtgggatTTAGAGTCACAGTGGCATGATGCAATTTGCATATTCTCTTGTTTTGAAAAATTGCATGGATGTAATCATCGCTGCCTAGGACTTACAGATGTGAAGGGGGATGGGAAATGAGTGAACTGACAAAAGTTCCTCGTACTGCTAACACAACAAGCGCCTCATACCCAGAAAGATCTGGTCTTAAAACCAGGAGATAATTGATTCTTTTAACATGTGCATGGAATGGAATGCATGCCACATGTGGGGACTTTGTTCATTGTCCCATCCAAAAGACTTGCATCCAGACCAATGTAAAATTTATTCTGTGGCTGGGGTGTTGTTTGTGGGTACCACTGTGTCTTGTTCCATTCACAGTTCTGTATTAATGTGAAATAGTGTATTGTATcagattgtactgtattgcattgtattgtattgtattgcattgtattacactttgttacaacagatttcactgtgtgaaattcaggatgctTTCCCCAGTGAGAGCACATTCCTACAgtgttccacccccacccccacccccccttcccctcttcagctcctccgccgccccccccccccccttttttttctgactgcaaatgtttttgttttcctatcaaggtggatttttctacagaattttgccagagacaacccttttgttgctgtaggttcttttacatgtgctaagtgcatattTTGTatggaacctcagtttattgtttcattcgaaatgactaacgtccagaccaccactaaaggtctagtggaggaggagattCTTTTTAACATCTTGAAcattttttcattgtttattctAAACCAGGATTATTCCTTATAACATAGTgagcattttttcttttctttttttttcaaccaggaTTATTCTGTAGAATAACCTCTTCAACATGTTTTTTGTCTAATTTCACCAAGGATTATTCCTTAACATAACATCTTGAAcatgttttttgtcttctttcaacCAGGATTCTTCCTTGTAGCGGGGGGCGTGATTTCTGCAAGATGTCCGAGTCGGAAATAATACAAGGAAGAGAGATGAACAACCAGGAATGGATTGATAGGTGGGATGCACGTGCCATTGGCTTCCACAAGGAGTTCATACACCCGTACGTTTCATTGGTTTTTTGAAGTATCATGATGTTGTGTTAAGTATTGTGGtatcagcaagactgagtccatgtaccaaccagctagctcacagaatgccagtgcctgccccccacctgcaatcaagatcaatgacacggagatcaagtcagttgacaagttttgctacctgggcagcaccctatgcagcaatggagcccttgatgcggaagtgacgctgcgcatcaccaagaccagctccgcctttggcagactcaacaacaggctgtggaacaacaaaggcatcaggctcagcaccaaaatcaaaacctacagagctgttgtgctgctgtgaaacatggacgacgtatcgccgtcacattcaacaacttcagcagtttcaccagagatgcctatgaaagatcctcagcataaagtggcaagacagggtctccaacctccaggtcctagagaggagtggcctgcccagcatcaaaatcctgctgatccagtgccagctacgctggacaggacacgttgtccgcataacagacagcaggatcccgaagatgctcttgtatggccagctgaaggaaggccaccgtgaacttggaggaccctgcaagcgcttcaaggataccttgaaggcaaacctcaaagcctgtgacatagacatcgcttcctgggaaactgattcCCTTGACCACTCTtgttggaggatgctgtgctctagtggcataaagacgtttgaaaacaagagaacgctggccattaaggagaaacgtgagcgaaggaagcagggctcaacttctggggacgttttcccttgcaacaccagtgggaagtgctgcgcatccagaattggcctcttctcccatatgaggacacacaccaacagataagcctgcctgcctactcatccatcggtccaacgggagactctatcatcatcgtcagtataaAGTATTGTGATTTATGAAATGTGCATTGTTTAGGTTTTGTGTGATGCAGGATATGTAtgatgggtgtggtgttgtgtacaaAGATTTTTATGTGTGTCTGAACATACTCTAGTAGTGTTTGGTAGGATATCTGTGCTAGGGTTATGgatgttagtttttcatttttgtGCTTAATATGTTTTActtttcatggtttttttttttgttttgttttgggctgtttggttttgttttttttacattgcacAGTGCAGTTGAGCATGTTTCACATGGAAAGGTGCTTTATATATTGGATTATTTTTATTGTCATTCTGACAGGAGTTTGgctgggaagtggggggggagttgggggtgtcggggggggggggggggggagagagtctaGGGGGTGGtagttggagggggaggaggagactcTTGAGGGAGAATAAAGTATGTTAGTGCATTGGGGAAAAATGTTAGCACAAGTAAAATAACGAATAGTTGATGCTTTTGTgtggaaaacctttttttttttttttttcgtctttttctgtttgtgtttttgtttttctgcaattgattttttttttttttttttttttttttttaaatatatatatatacttaaatgTAGGAAGATTTGAACACCCTCACACCCAAGGAACATGAGGAAACAGCAGACAGTTTGTACAGTTTCCTGGTTCATCTTCTGTGGTGTCAGGTTCATCCTGTGCTGTAATGTCATATTCATTATGTGATGTGATGACTCAAGTTCATTACGTGCCATCTTGTTCATTATGTGATGTCAGGTTTATTGCATGGTGTATCATGTTCATGCGGTGTGTCAAGTTCAtcatgtggtgtgtcaggtgaatcatgtgtcacagtgtgacatTTTCATCATCATATGTGTCAGGTTCATCACGCAGTGTCATGTTCATCATCGTGTCTGTCAAGTTCATCATGTGATGTGGTAGGTTCATCATGTTATGTGTCTGGTTCATTGCATAGTGTGTCAGATTCATCATGTTATGTGTCAGGTTCATCAAACAGTGTGTCGTATTCATCATGTGTCAGGTtcatcacacagtgtgtcagATTCATCATGTTATGTGTCAGGTtcatcacacagtgtgtcagATTCATCATGTTATTTGTCAGGTTCATCAAACAGTGTGTCACATTCATCATGGTATGTGTCAGGTTCATCACACAGCGTCAAGTTCATCATGTGTGTCAAGTTCATCATGTGGTGTATCAGGTGAATCAGGTGACTACCAGGTTCATCTCACAGTGTGTCAGGTTCATGACATGGTGTGCCCAGTTCATTGCATGGTATGTGGTGTTAATATTAATGTGATGTGTCAGGTTTATCACATGATGTGTCATGTTCATCACATTGTGTGTCAGGTGAATCATGTGTGTCAGGTTCATCATCATGCATGCCAGGTTCATCATCCTGCGTGTTAtgttcatcatcatgtgtgtcaggTTCATCTCACAGTGTGTCAGAGTCATTATCATGTGTGTCAgagtcatcatcatgtgtgtcaggGTCATCACACAGTGTGCCAGCGTCATCTCACAGTGTGTCAGGGtcatcacacagtgtgtcagggtcatcatcatgtgtgtcagtcatcatcatgtgtgtcagggtcatctcacagtgtgtcagggtcatcatcatgtgtgtcagtcgtcatcatgtgtgtcagggtcatcacacagtgtgtcagggtcatcacacagtgtgtcggggtcatcatcatgtgtgtcaggGTCATCATGTGTGTCAGGGTCATCTGACTGTGTCAGGGTCATCACATAGTGTGTCAGGGTCATCGTCATGTATGTCAgggtcatcatcatgtgtgtcaggGTCATCATATGGTGTGATTTCAGGTCTCTCAAGAGGAATGCCGACCTGATGGTGAACGGAAGATCCAGCCTCAAAATATTTGTTCCTCTGTGTGGCAAATCTTGGGACATGAAATGGTAACTTGCCTGTTTGTGTCACCTATGGGCCATGTtggatgataacaataatgataataatgataatggtaattataactggacatttatcagcactttcctcattgcacaaagcgctttatgatctacactcacacacatacgaaacacactcaacCCTcaagtcacattcatgcacaataaacatatatatgcgcatacaaactcgtatgcacaaaataaacatacacatacatacatacatatatacatacacatacatgcatgcatgcatgcatgcatccatacatcatccatacatacatacatacatacatacatatgacacacacacaatacagaaaaCTCCATGTTCACAGAGGGGAAGGCTGTGCTTCAAATTAATTTTTTCCATTTGAAGATTTGATTGTAAATCAGTACTCAGAGTGTATTGACAAATTTTGTAAGCGATTATGAGTTGCCCAGTACTACACTTTCACAAAGTCAGTGATTATTAGTGTAGATGATCAAGAACATTGCTACTCAAGCTATACGTTCTGATACATTTATAATTTATACtactcagaaaaaaaataactTATTCAAGACAAAATGGTCAGTCATGTTCCTTGTCGATTAAAGAAATTTCATTTTTGAAAGTTTTATGGGATTGTGAGTAATGATAAACACATAACAAAGGCTGCTCCTAAAATAAACCATGAATGGGGTATGGGAGGTTGATTAATGGGCATTAGTGTGAAATTTTGACTGCGGACAAAATACCCCCCATCTGAAAATTGTGACTGCAGACAAGATACCCCCCTTTCTGAAAAATATGACTGCAGACAAAATATCCCCTTTTGAAAATTATGGCAAAAGAAACAGAATGCTTCCATCTGAAAATTGTGACTAAAGACAGATTACCCCTCTTCTGAAAATTATGACTGCAGACAGATGAATTATCTTAGATCTGAAATACCACATCTGTTGAAATTGAGActgaaaaataaggaaaaaatccTGTCCTGGAAATTTTGACTGCATACAGAATACCCCCTTCTGAAAATTGTGACTGCAGACAAAATACCCCACTTCCGAAAATTGTGACTGCAGAAAGAATACCCCTCTTCTGAAAATTTTGACTGCATACAGAATACCCCCTTCTGAAAATTGTGACTGCAGACAAAATACCCCACTTCCGAAAATTGTGACTAAAGACATCATACCCCTATTTAAAAAAGAGTGACTGCAGACaaaaataaccccccaccccaccccccaccaccaccaacctccctcctccacccaccacccacaaccctccccttTCTGAAAATTGATTTAAGACAGAATACCCCTATTTAAAGACAAGAAAAGAGTGACTGCagacaaaataccccccccccccccccccccctcccttctgaaAATTGTAACTGAAGACAAAATTCCCTAGTACTGAATTTTATGACGAAAGACAAAATTCCCTACTACTGAAAAATGTGAATAAAGGCAGAATAACTGCCTTCTGAAAATTGTGACTGCAGACAAAATTCCCCACTTCTGAAAATTGTGACTAAAGACAGAATGCCCCTGTTTAAAAAATAGTGATTgcagacacaaaaaaaacctctgaAAATTGTGATTCAAGACAGAATACCCctatttttgggggggaaaaagagtgACTGTAGACAAAATACCCCCCTTCTGAAAATTGTGACTAAAGACAGAATacccctatttaaaaaaaaaaaattttaaagaaaaaaaaagagtgactgtAGACAGAATACCTCCCTTCTGAAAATTGTGACTAAAGACAGAATACCCCTATTTctagaaaaaatgaaaagagtgACTACAGACGAAATGCCCCCTTCTGAAAATTGTGACTTCAGACATAATAACCCTGTTGGAAAAAAGAGTGACTGCAGACGAAATTCCCCATTCTGAAAATTGTGACAAAAGACTGAATACCGAAATACTGAAAATTGCACCTAAAGACACAATACCCCATTTCTGAAAAGTGTGACTAAAGACAGAATACCCCCCTTCTGAAAATTGTGACCTGAGACAGAAACCCCCCCTTCTGAAAAATGTGGCTGCAGACAAAATACTCCTTTCTGAAAAATGTGACTAAAGACAGAAAACCACCCATCTGAAAATCGTGACTAAAGACAGaaaaccagtaaaaaaaaaaaaaaaaaaaaaaaaaaaaaaaaaagagtgaccaCAGAGAACCTGTGGTGTTTCTGCCAGGCTGGCTGACCAGGGGCACACAGTGATTGGGGTGGAGGTAGCACAGAGAGCCATCGAGGAGTTCTTTGAGGAGCAGAACATCCCCTTCACTTCAGCGCCTGTCCCTGCTGTGGATGGAACTCtcttccaggtgtgtgtgttgtatgtgtgtgtgtgtgagtggggggtaaTGGgcgagttgggtgggtgggggtttgggtgtgttgttggaactctcttccaggtgtgtgtgtgggggtgtttattttgttgaaactctcttcctggtgtgtgtgttgttttcaaggtgtgtatgtgtttattttgcTGGAACTgtcttcaaggtgtgtgtgttgttttccaggtgcgtgcatgtttattttgttgaaactctcttcctggtgtgtgtgttgttttcaaggtgtgtatgtgtttattttgcTGGAACTgtcttcaaggtgtgtgtgttgtttttccaggtgtttgtgtgtttattttgctgGAACTCTCTTCcaggtttgtgtgttgttttccaggagtgtgtgttgttttccaggtgtgtgtgtgtttattttgctcGAACtttttccaggtgtgtgtgtttattttgttggaaCTGTCTTCcaggtatgtgtgtttattttgctgGAACTCTCTtccaggtttgtgtgtgtttattttgttggaactctcttccaggtttgtgtgtgtttattttgttggaactctcttccaggtgtttgtgtgttgttttccaggagtgtgtgttgttttccaggtgtgtgtgtgtttattttgctgGAACTCTCTtccaggtttgtgtgtgtctattttgttggaactctcttccaggtttgtgtgtgtctattttgttGGAACTTTCTtccaggtttgtgtgtgtttattttgctgGAACTTTCTtccaggtgtttgtgtgtttattttgttggaaCCATCTTCCAGTCGACTCCCTAGGGACCTCCCAAAATTGTCGACTTATGCGATGGTCAACTTATCTGATGTGTGGAAAGTCAACCTTTATAAACATATGACAACCGATTAGTAAACTGAAAAAAGGCAGTGATTAATTTCACTGTACCTGTGCCTGTGTTGCTTTGGTACATGTCTGATATTAAACATTATTTCAGTATTAGATTTATCTACTAACCGTTTCACTTCTAGAACTATTTTTGATTTTTGTgaaataatcaccaacctctttaaataaaaaatcataaaaatcaaAATTGTGCTCAAAAGTATATGTTTTcttaaaggaaaatgaatggagcaaAAATTATCATAACTTCAATGTtaacaggatgagataactcctaATCAGGGTAAAATAAATCAGATTTTTAGGGGGAAAATGcacagaatattttttttttttaaagaaaagaagaagaaaagtctttATGAGCAGTGAAGATTGAAATTCattcagtgacgggcgcaatagccgagtggttaaagcgttggactgtcaatctgagggtcccgggttcgaatcacggtgacagcgcctggtgggtgaagggtggagatttttccgatctcccgggtcaacatatgtgcagacctgctaatgcctgaacccccttcgtgtgtaaacgcatgcagaagatcaaatacgcatgttaaagatcctgtaatccatgtcagcgttcggtgggttatggaaacaagaacatacccagcatgcacacccccgaaaacggagtatggctgcctacatggcggggtaaaaacagtcatacacgtaaaaacccattcgtgtacatgtgagtgaatgtgggagttgcagcccacgaacgcagaagaagaagaagaaagaagaaattcattcagtcatttgttcattcattcattttgttaattcatccattcattcatatacAGTCACCCCTGgatttgtgtgtatttgccaGTCCTCAGAATGTCATTGATTccatgtttgttgatgtttgcagAGTGAGGACAAGAAGGTGCAGATCTACTGCTGTGATTTCTTCAAGTTGTCACCGTAAGTGTGGGGGGAGATGATTTCACTGTAATTATgcgggttaactctttccatacgaacggcgaaagagacgacgttaacagcgtttcaccccaattaccatcatcaaattattgcatgcggaaggctcttacactgaagacatgaatgttgacaaagaataccacaattctgacgacggaagctaaaggttgggtcattcagacacccactggacatccgaggggtcagtgtagaggagaagagagttctggccgtactgagtgagttaagatttgACCATAAGTGTACGTTAAGATTTCACCATAAGTATGGGTTAAAGTTTAACTCAATCAAGTCTCAGTCAAAATGACCCAGTTTTCACCTCAAATCGCACGAttttaagcattttttttttaatcacaaaaaatcaaccactcaccctacaaacataaaacacataccagtggacagatataacaacaaatttactataaaaaaaaatgcttaccggaagtggaggggtaccaaaactgaggtcaccatgagag
Coding sequences within it:
- the LOC143294785 gene encoding putative thiopurine S-methyltransferase isoform X1: MYHWALRTSTKWLKFCGADLLRILPCSGGRDFCKMSESEIIQGREMNNQEWIDRWDARAIGFHKEFIHPSLKRNADLMVNGRSSLKIFVPLCGKSWDMKWLADQGHTVIGVEVAQRAIEEFFEEQNIPFTSAPVPAVDGTLFQSEDKKVQIYCCDFFKLSPDVVGHVNGVWDRASLVAINVADRARYAAVIQSLMMPDSRYLLSVLQYDRTKYTGPPHHVGDEDVCNTFESSNTVKEIDSVDALEPSQTERWGIDWLTEKTFLLTPKQ
- the LOC143294785 gene encoding putative thiopurine S-methyltransferase isoform X2, whose translation is MSESEIIQGREMNNQEWIDRWDARAIGFHKEFIHPSLKRNADLMVNGRSSLKIFVPLCGKSWDMKWLADQGHTVIGVEVAQRAIEEFFEEQNIPFTSAPVPAVDGTLFQSEDKKVQIYCCDFFKLSPDVVGHVNGVWDRASLVAINVADRARYAAVIQSLMMPDSRYLLSVLQYDRTKYTGPPHHVGDEDVCNTFESSNTVKEIDSVDALEPSQTERWGIDWLTEKTFLLTPKQ